In Alicyclobacillus macrosporangiidus CPP55, a single window of DNA contains:
- a CDS encoding DUF4179 domain-containing protein, with amino-acid sequence MSSRTSLEDRLRQHYRTEAEQAGDAAPAGLWAGIAGRLGLEETRGPNLSPGGSSSGESSGRRAAQPLRRARRWAVRGVAGLAGAAAVIAGVVHFAPRWVIAAAASLHGQSPAAEGEVLRGDPGLWQLFQQGAFQPVQLSATHGGVTLTVLDVYADANRTVVVYQIDGPAAPQGTLEAEPWQVRIDNARESADAALSGRQPPVPERYRVTLRDPFGWPHDATEIDGLGNLGYIVFPPLPGWLRPLGLHLTLHVEAVGDTLAKGDLFGPRTFRTVTGPWDIPFVALPAPGPVLALNPAVRAADGGATLTLTSVRTTASGTRIELSTDGLPADTPENFAQYRVEGPGGDTVRPTAVARSGGRITAQFPPLTRAGVYTLVVESDRRVWRLPWRQPAWSSQQPQWGPALSAQSGAPMSGSAPDASVYTGTSLADAARLSGLPVHGVPAGWRLVQVSVTPDFRPPLSGDRSATPYAVQLTLTNAAGVTLTVTESRTLWSLIPASESLAVYRASMDRASGSNVEGPRVGQYEGMTTHLWVARTMDPAHTATLRVPILYLYPSWGSIEVAPVPGKTQGLDEAALERLVTEVAQAWWAAPVVTG; translated from the coding sequence ATGTCATCGCGCACGTCTTTGGAAGATCGGCTGCGGCAGCACTACCGGACCGAGGCCGAACAGGCCGGGGATGCGGCGCCGGCGGGCCTGTGGGCGGGGATCGCAGGGCGCCTGGGCCTGGAGGAGACCCGTGGCCCCAACCTATCGCCGGGCGGCAGCTCGAGCGGCGAATCCAGCGGGCGCCGCGCGGCGCAGCCCCTGCGGCGCGCCCGCCGCTGGGCGGTGCGGGGAGTGGCCGGATTGGCGGGCGCCGCCGCCGTGATCGCGGGGGTGGTCCACTTCGCCCCGCGCTGGGTCATCGCGGCGGCCGCCTCACTGCACGGGCAGTCCCCGGCGGCCGAGGGGGAAGTGCTCCGCGGAGACCCGGGCCTGTGGCAACTGTTCCAGCAGGGCGCGTTCCAACCTGTGCAGCTCTCGGCGACCCACGGCGGCGTCACCTTGACGGTGCTCGACGTCTATGCGGACGCCAACCGCACCGTCGTCGTCTATCAAATCGACGGCCCGGCGGCACCCCAGGGAACCCTCGAGGCCGAGCCCTGGCAGGTGCGCATCGACAACGCCCGCGAGTCCGCCGATGCCGCGCTGTCGGGACGACAGCCCCCCGTCCCCGAGCGGTACCGCGTGACCCTGCGCGATCCGTTCGGGTGGCCGCACGACGCCACCGAGATCGACGGGCTGGGGAACCTGGGGTACATCGTCTTCCCGCCCCTCCCCGGCTGGCTCCGCCCGCTGGGCCTGCACCTGACCCTGCACGTTGAGGCCGTCGGCGACACCCTGGCCAAAGGCGATCTGTTCGGCCCCCGCACCTTCCGCACGGTGACGGGCCCGTGGGACATCCCGTTCGTCGCCCTGCCCGCCCCGGGGCCGGTGCTTGCCCTCAACCCCGCCGTGCGCGCGGCGGACGGGGGCGCAACCCTCACCCTGACCTCGGTGCGGACGACGGCCAGCGGCACCCGGATAGAGCTCTCGACCGACGGTCTCCCTGCGGACACCCCGGAGAACTTCGCCCAGTACCGGGTGGAAGGGCCAGGCGGAGACACGGTGCGCCCCACGGCGGTGGCACGATCCGGCGGTCGCATCACGGCCCAGTTTCCGCCCCTCACTCGCGCGGGCGTCTACACGCTGGTCGTGGAATCGGACCGTCGGGTCTGGCGGCTGCCCTGGCGCCAGCCAGCCTGGTCCAGCCAACAGCCCCAGTGGGGGCCGGCGCTCTCGGCCCAGTCGGGAGCCCCGATGTCCGGGAGCGCGCCAGACGCCAGCGTCTACACGGGCACCAGCCTGGCCGATGCCGCACGCCTGTCGGGCCTGCCCGTGCACGGCGTCCCGGCCGGATGGCGCCTGGTTCAGGTGTCGGTCACGCCGGATTTCCGCCCGCCGCTGTCGGGCGACCGGAGCGCCACGCCGTACGCGGTGCAGCTGACGCTGACCAACGCCGCCGGGGTGACTCTGACGGTGACGGAGTCGCGCACGCTGTGGTCGCTCATCCCGGCCTCGGAGAGCCTGGCGGTGTACCGGGCATCAATGGATCGTGCATCGGGATCGAACGTGGAAGGACCGAGGGTGGGGCAATACGAGGGCATGACGACGCACCTGTGGGTGGCGCGGACGATGGACCCGGCGCACACGGCGACCCTGCGGGTGCCCATCCTGTACCTGTATCCGTCCTGGGGCAGCATCGAGGTTGCGCCGGTGCCAGGGAAGACGCAGGGGCTGGACGAAGCCGCGCTCGAGCGGCTGGTGACCGAGGTGGCGCAGGCGTGGTGGGCGGCCCCGGTGGTCACCGGTTGA
- a CDS encoding MogA/MoaB family molybdenum cofactor biosynthesis protein, with product MAHEPARAAVITVSDSVSRGLRTDIGGQRAEEALARMGFAVAVRVAVPDEREEIAALLRRLADEEGVRLIVTTGGTGLGPRDVTPEATLDVVDRTVPGIAEAMRAESIKKTPFGMISRQVAGTRGQALILNLPGNPKAVDECLAVVAPVLRHTLDLLAGRTQHQE from the coding sequence ATGGCGCATGAACCAGCCCGTGCGGCGGTGATCACGGTGAGCGACTCGGTCAGCCGCGGCCTCCGCACGGACATCGGCGGGCAGCGCGCCGAAGAGGCCCTGGCGCGCATGGGTTTCGCCGTAGCGGTGCGCGTGGCGGTGCCCGATGAGCGGGAAGAGATTGCAGCGCTCCTGCGACGATTGGCGGATGAGGAGGGCGTCCGCCTGATTGTGACCACGGGCGGCACCGGCCTCGGTCCGCGCGACGTCACCCCGGAAGCGACGCTGGACGTGGTGGATCGGACCGTGCCCGGCATCGCTGAGGCGATGCGGGCGGAAAGCATCAAAAAGACCCCATTCGGGATGATCTCCCGCCAGGTGGCGGGGACCCGCGGGCAGGCCCTGATCCTCAACCTGCCCGGCAATCCGAAGGCGGTCGATGAATGCCTGGCGGTGGTGGCTCCTGTCCTGCGGCACACGCTGGACCTGCTGGCTGGCCGCACCCAGCACCAGGAGTAG
- the proC gene encoding pyrroline-5-carboxylate reductase, whose protein sequence is METFAGEVFVIGAGAMAEAFVKGVIEKRAISPDRLMVTGRTLGGRAAGLREKYGVRVAGTEAAAGARMVFLAVKPADAAEALAQVRPYLQGQPLVSFAAGVTMDWMAEIIEHRSPVVRTMPNIPVGVQEGATAVSFPEAGLAERDRKDILFLLGQLGEVVEIPERLMNAATAFSGSGPGFVCYFLEAMEAAAIRLGFDPELARALLLQTVVGTARTLREWGLAPDELRRRVTSPGGTTQAGVAVMEAGRLADVVDAALQAAARRSEEMGRAYAVVRD, encoded by the coding sequence ATGGAGACGTTCGCCGGAGAGGTATTCGTGATCGGCGCGGGGGCGATGGCCGAAGCGTTTGTGAAGGGTGTCATTGAGAAGCGGGCCATCTCGCCCGATCGGCTCATGGTGACAGGCCGGACCCTCGGCGGACGGGCGGCGGGATTGCGCGAGAAGTACGGCGTGCGGGTGGCCGGGACAGAGGCCGCGGCGGGCGCCAGGATGGTCTTTCTCGCCGTGAAACCGGCGGACGCTGCCGAGGCGCTGGCGCAGGTCCGGCCGTATCTCCAGGGGCAGCCGTTGGTGTCCTTTGCCGCCGGCGTGACGATGGACTGGATGGCCGAGATCATCGAGCACCGCTCCCCGGTGGTTCGCACCATGCCGAACATCCCGGTCGGCGTGCAGGAAGGGGCGACCGCCGTCTCGTTTCCGGAGGCGGGGCTCGCCGAACGGGATCGAAAGGATATTCTGTTTCTGCTCGGACAGCTCGGCGAGGTGGTGGAGATCCCCGAGCGCCTGATGAACGCCGCCACCGCCTTCTCCGGCAGCGGCCCCGGATTTGTCTGCTACTTCCTCGAGGCGATGGAGGCAGCGGCCATTCGCCTGGGGTTCGATCCGGAGTTGGCCCGGGCCCTGCTGCTACAGACGGTGGTGGGGACGGCGCGCACCCTGCGCGAATGGGGGCTCGCGCCGGATGAACTGCGCCGGCGCGTCACCTCTCCGGGTGGCACTACCCAAGCCGGCGTGGCGGTGATGGAGGCAGGCCGCCTCGCCGACGTGGTGGACGCCGCGCTGCAGGCGGCCGCGCGGCGGTCGGAGGAGATGGGCCGCGCGTACGCCGTCGTCCGGGACTGA
- a CDS encoding biotin transporter BioY, with product MVTVRGVVFSALFAALLAVFSNVRIDLWFTPVPITLQTLAVMMAGAFLGPGYGFLSILLVVVLTALGLPLMGGHGGLQVILGATGGYIVSWPFSALLIGWFLPRIRAQGFPRYVWTFIVVEVFGSLFVYLIGVPWLAVAAHMSLGKALVGGCYPFLLGDAIKALVTTLVAVPLAKLYPPARLTGRGGTPVIPLEDA from the coding sequence ATGGTGACGGTACGCGGCGTGGTCTTTAGCGCGCTGTTCGCGGCGCTGTTGGCGGTGTTCAGCAACGTGCGGATCGATCTCTGGTTCACCCCGGTTCCCATCACCCTGCAGACGCTGGCGGTGATGATGGCGGGCGCTTTCCTCGGCCCCGGGTACGGCTTTCTGAGCATTCTGCTGGTGGTGGTGCTGACCGCCCTCGGCCTGCCGCTGATGGGCGGGCACGGCGGCCTGCAGGTCATCCTTGGCGCCACGGGCGGCTACATCGTTTCGTGGCCGTTCAGCGCGCTGTTGATTGGCTGGTTCCTGCCGAGGATCCGCGCACAAGGTTTTCCTCGTTACGTCTGGACCTTCATCGTGGTCGAGGTCTTCGGCAGCCTGTTCGTGTACCTGATCGGCGTGCCGTGGCTGGCGGTCGCCGCACACATGTCTCTGGGCAAGGCGCTGGTGGGCGGTTGTTACCCGTTCCTCCTGGGCGACGCCATCAAGGCGCTGGTGACCACCCTGGTCGCGGTGCCGTTGGCGAAGCTGTATCCGCCCGCGCGGCTGACGGGCCGAGGCGGCACCCCGGTGATTCCGCTCGAGGACGCTTGA
- a CDS encoding dienelactone hydrolase family protein, giving the protein MSLITQWVRYGDRNQYSGYLAKPRRAGGPLPAVIVIQEIWGVDAHIQDVAERFAKAGYTAFAPDLYAPGGERPAVLAPERIEAVKSFLDSLPPSAWHDAQAREAALAKLPGEEGQRITETFTTLFGGLQMEKYMPQLLATTAYLRDGCEHSKGQPVMSIGFCMGGALSARLACQDEALKGAVIFYGHAPDPALVSGVRCPVRGFYGGLDHRITDQVPGLAEAMRAAGKDFQYTVYEGAQHAFFNDTRSAYHPEASRDAFAQVVGFFNGIAKAGA; this is encoded by the coding sequence GTGAGTTTGATCACGCAGTGGGTTCGTTACGGCGACCGCAACCAGTACAGCGGCTACCTGGCCAAGCCCAGGCGGGCTGGGGGGCCGTTGCCGGCCGTGATCGTCATCCAGGAGATCTGGGGGGTGGACGCCCACATCCAGGACGTGGCGGAGCGCTTCGCCAAGGCCGGGTACACGGCGTTCGCGCCCGATCTGTACGCGCCGGGCGGTGAGCGGCCGGCGGTGTTGGCACCCGAACGGATCGAGGCGGTCAAGTCGTTCCTCGACAGCCTGCCGCCGTCGGCGTGGCATGACGCTCAGGCCAGGGAAGCGGCGCTGGCGAAACTGCCCGGCGAGGAGGGCCAGCGGATCACGGAGACCTTCACGACCCTCTTCGGCGGGCTGCAGATGGAGAAATACATGCCGCAGCTGCTGGCGACGACGGCGTATCTGCGCGATGGCTGCGAGCACAGCAAGGGGCAGCCGGTGATGTCCATCGGCTTCTGCATGGGCGGAGCCCTGTCCGCGCGGTTGGCCTGCCAGGACGAGGCGTTGAAGGGTGCCGTCATCTTCTACGGCCACGCGCCCGATCCCGCCCTGGTCTCGGGCGTCCGCTGCCCGGTGCGCGGCTTCTACGGCGGGCTCGATCACCGCATCACCGACCAGGTCCCCGGCCTGGCCGAGGCGATGCGGGCGGCGGGCAAGGACTTCCAGTACACGGTCTACGAAGGGGCGCAGCACGCCTTCTTCAACGACACCCGCAGCGCGTACCATCCGGAGGCCAGCCGGGACGCGTTCGCGCAGGTGGTTGGGTTTTTCAACGGGATCGCCAAGGCCGGCGCGTGA
- a CDS encoding ATP-binding cassette domain-containing protein: protein MALHDVSVALAGETHPITFALRGVHLAVHPGEWLLVMGRNGSGKSTLGRVMAGLCGVSRGQVVRRPGATVRLVFQNPDAQLVGQTVAEDVAFGLQVQGLAPSEIERRSRAALRAVGLEELRDRSVTHLSGGQKQLLCTASALALEPAVLVFDEATAMLDAGARQALWSVARRLCTAGVAVVWITQSMEELAWADRMVLLDEGRVVFEGTPRQFVTPEAGDDAPCQRFGFPLPWASAIAIDLCNKGVPLPRVALTEAELAADLQALCEREGEVDGAGGAGAHGHGNIGPDAVERGHLPG, encoded by the coding sequence TTGGCACTCCACGATGTTTCCGTCGCTCTCGCCGGTGAGACACATCCGATCACTTTTGCTCTGCGCGGGGTGCACCTCGCCGTCCACCCGGGTGAATGGCTGCTCGTCATGGGCCGAAACGGCAGTGGCAAGAGCACGCTCGGCCGGGTGATGGCCGGCCTGTGCGGCGTGTCCCGCGGACAGGTCGTCCGCCGGCCCGGTGCCACCGTACGCCTGGTGTTTCAGAACCCGGACGCCCAGCTCGTCGGCCAGACCGTGGCCGAGGATGTCGCCTTCGGGTTGCAGGTGCAGGGGCTGGCGCCGAGCGAGATCGAGCGCCGCAGCCGAGCCGCGCTGCGGGCCGTGGGGTTGGAGGAACTGCGGGATCGATCCGTCACCCACCTGTCCGGCGGACAAAAACAACTGCTCTGCACGGCCAGCGCCCTGGCGTTGGAACCCGCCGTGCTGGTCTTCGACGAGGCGACCGCCATGCTGGACGCGGGCGCCCGGCAGGCGTTATGGTCCGTGGCCCGGCGCCTGTGCACCGCGGGCGTGGCGGTGGTGTGGATCACGCAATCCATGGAGGAGCTGGCGTGGGCCGACCGCATGGTCCTGCTCGACGAAGGCCGCGTGGTCTTTGAAGGCACGCCGCGGCAGTTCGTGACGCCGGAGGCGGGTGACGATGCGCCCTGCCAGCGGTTCGGATTCCCGCTGCCGTGGGCGAGCGCGATCGCGATTGACCTTTGCAACAAAGGCGTCCCCTTGCCGCGGGTGGCGTTGACGGAGGCCGAACTGGCCGCGGACCTTCAGGCGTTGTGCGAGAGGGAGGGTGAGGTCGATGGCGCTGGAGGCGCGGGGGCTCACGGTCACGGCAACATCGGGCCGGACGCTGTTGAACGCGGTCACCTGCCGGGCTGA
- a CDS encoding RNA polymerase sigma factor has product MEGLEEVRGFLEGDAGAFRRIVERESPALYRLAVWLTHDPAAAQDLVQEVFVRAWRHRRQLRTPERLTPWLHAILRRAHLDWRRRGGRREVPVADAPERLERLTFRHGRFAPPVEDRIARDEDLGALREALDRLSPLDQAILALRFGDDLAVHEIARRLNLRPGAVATRIHRALAKLRRFLAEDAGADGAADRAQRRNG; this is encoded by the coding sequence GTGGAGGGACTGGAGGAGGTCCGGGGTTTCCTGGAAGGGGATGCCGGCGCGTTCCGGCGCATCGTGGAACGGGAGAGCCCCGCGCTGTATCGGCTGGCGGTGTGGCTCACGCACGATCCCGCGGCCGCCCAGGACCTGGTCCAGGAGGTGTTCGTCCGCGCCTGGCGCCATCGCCGTCAGCTGCGGACCCCGGAGCGCCTCACACCGTGGCTCCACGCCATCCTCCGGCGGGCGCATCTCGACTGGCGCCGACGCGGGGGGCGCCGCGAGGTGCCTGTCGCCGACGCACCAGAGCGCCTCGAGCGCCTGACCTTTCGCCACGGGAGATTCGCCCCGCCCGTGGAGGACCGGATCGCACGGGATGAAGACTTGGGTGCGCTCCGCGAGGCGCTGGACCGCCTGTCCCCCTTGGACCAGGCGATCCTCGCCCTGCGCTTCGGGGACGATCTCGCGGTCCACGAGATCGCCCGCCGGTTGAACCTGCGGCCCGGCGCGGTCGCGACCCGCATCCACCGCGCCCTGGCGAAGCTGCGCCGGTTCCTGGCGGAGGACGCTGGGGCGGACGGTGCGGCGGATCGCGCACAGAGACGGAACGGGTGA
- a CDS encoding YkuS family protein, with protein sequence MKTVAVERGLEPVKRYLQAQGLQVVELNNAVSDATNLACCCVTGADENIMGMQDVQMNCPIVSCEGLTPEEVYQRVQRYVH encoded by the coding sequence GTGAAGACGGTCGCCGTGGAACGCGGATTGGAACCGGTCAAACGGTATCTGCAGGCGCAGGGTTTACAGGTGGTGGAGCTCAACAACGCCGTTTCGGACGCCACGAACTTGGCATGCTGCTGCGTGACCGGGGCGGATGAGAACATCATGGGCATGCAGGATGTGCAGATGAACTGCCCCATCGTGTCATGCGAGGGATTGACGCCGGAAGAGGTGTACCAGCGGGTCCAGCGGTACGTGCACTGA
- a CDS encoding carboxypeptidase-like regulatory domain-containing protein has protein sequence MTSRRLHKSSIRRVAAAVTAALAVLPSGTGLAQTLPASPAWFPSSHEPLATEAAMAPMRSLAPIAPASVRTAGVRTRLGLKARPAVQKAAATVHDGPVLVAGSAWRTVPYLVYGGTTYFGIWYLQQLLRAYGIDSTWNGTRLTLTGFPKAVAATVTVSGSPAPGVGALWVQGEAYVDVSAIARQVGGTVSASGQALSITLPRSTAPSPLSSGTAHPVAQTPVHPTVDRAVAVSGFQPNGEVYVGSQLWRRVPVLYSGGTTFFGVWYFQQFLLAYGIHSTWDGKQLAIDDLPRVVPQASITVDGADPLSEAAVEWQGDWYVPASALTAAGVPVQVQVDAGDAGTGDGAAGGTEHGVQDGAAGGTGSSDSPSGIASGQMGPQVTLHGRLVFDGASYPVKQISLRDVQTHAHYYADVQADGTFSIPVPPGQYEVFAAIGQDEAVYLLQPFTVPAGSARQQALDVHLPALPQASRLATAHADVIAGDTGVSAMDLQSVADIFEHVYPEVASATGLAEQSRIQVTLYSSADAYKQHFLQEGYTVGDAASLAENSVAAEEGLNQISVLMPAFHQTDGLNVMAHELTHALVATVSSAIPSWANEGIAWEMGVDAELDGSQDPVLTTGIPWSNWVDTLTHQRAGDLRPLGQADPLDSAYNVELQDYWAVHQLITRFGLPAVMRYVRAIDHDPDAFTHTFGMSFDTFANQVQASLAQQAAQSDSGFTMRLAVLWGGPETVYITSPDGRAYEVSGLAPGHTYDITCRADGTVQAAAGLRVAAASDVTGPDGVWFVQLKTSGSLPRQGIALDDQFGVPYLVDVVLYDAAGQPAHTYPATALPGGLQVMGLTPLH, from the coding sequence ATGACGTCCAGACGACTTCACAAATCATCCATCCGGCGCGTGGCTGCGGCCGTCACGGCCGCTTTGGCTGTGCTGCCCTCGGGAACTGGACTGGCGCAAACCCTGCCCGCTTCGCCCGCCTGGTTCCCCTCTTCGCACGAGCCCCTGGCCACAGAGGCCGCGATGGCCCCGATGCGTTCCCTTGCGCCGATCGCGCCCGCGTCCGTGCGGACCGCGGGTGTCCGGACCAGGCTGGGATTGAAGGCCAGGCCGGCCGTCCAGAAGGCCGCGGCGACGGTGCACGACGGCCCCGTCCTGGTGGCGGGATCGGCTTGGCGCACCGTGCCATACCTCGTGTACGGAGGGACCACCTATTTCGGGATCTGGTATCTGCAGCAGCTGCTCCGGGCGTACGGCATCGACTCCACCTGGAACGGCACCCGGTTGACGCTGACGGGCTTCCCGAAGGCCGTTGCGGCCACCGTCACCGTGTCCGGTTCGCCCGCGCCCGGGGTCGGTGCGCTGTGGGTTCAAGGGGAGGCGTACGTCGACGTCAGCGCCATCGCCCGCCAGGTGGGCGGCACGGTTTCGGCCTCGGGACAAGCCCTGTCGATCACGCTGCCTCGCTCCACCGCTCCTTCGCCCCTGTCTTCGGGCACAGCGCATCCAGTCGCCCAGACGCCGGTGCATCCGACGGTGGATCGGGCGGTCGCCGTCAGCGGCTTTCAACCGAACGGCGAGGTCTATGTCGGGTCACAGTTGTGGAGGCGGGTGCCCGTCCTGTACAGCGGCGGCACCACTTTCTTCGGCGTCTGGTATTTCCAACAGTTCCTGCTGGCGTACGGCATCCACAGCACATGGGATGGAAAACAGTTGGCCATCGACGACCTCCCGCGGGTGGTCCCACAGGCGTCCATCACCGTCGACGGAGCGGACCCGCTCTCCGAGGCGGCCGTGGAGTGGCAGGGGGATTGGTACGTGCCTGCCTCAGCGCTGACGGCGGCCGGAGTGCCGGTCCAGGTGCAGGTGGACGCCGGCGACGCAGGCACGGGGGATGGCGCCGCCGGCGGCACGGAGCACGGCGTGCAGGATGGCGCAGCGGGCGGCACGGGGTCGTCCGACAGTCCGTCCGGCATAGCGAGCGGCCAGATGGGGCCGCAAGTGACCCTCCACGGGCGTCTCGTGTTCGACGGAGCGTCGTATCCCGTCAAGCAGATCTCGCTGCGCGACGTGCAGACACACGCGCACTACTACGCCGATGTCCAGGCGGACGGGACGTTTTCTATCCCGGTGCCACCCGGCCAGTACGAGGTCTTCGCGGCCATCGGGCAGGACGAGGCGGTGTACCTGTTGCAGCCGTTCACTGTCCCGGCGGGATCGGCACGGCAGCAGGCGCTGGACGTGCACCTGCCCGCCCTGCCCCAGGCGTCCCGGCTGGCGACTGCGCATGCCGACGTGATCGCCGGGGACACAGGCGTGTCGGCCATGGATCTCCAGTCGGTCGCCGACATCTTCGAGCACGTGTATCCCGAGGTCGCTTCCGCCACGGGATTGGCAGAACAGAGCCGCATCCAGGTCACCCTGTACAGTTCCGCGGACGCGTACAAGCAGCACTTTCTCCAAGAGGGATACACGGTCGGAGATGCGGCTTCGCTGGCCGAGAACTCGGTGGCAGCCGAGGAGGGGCTCAACCAGATCAGCGTGCTGATGCCGGCTTTCCATCAGACGGACGGCCTTAACGTGATGGCGCACGAGCTGACGCACGCCCTGGTGGCCACCGTGTCCAGCGCGATCCCCAGTTGGGCCAACGAGGGGATCGCCTGGGAGATGGGGGTGGACGCCGAACTGGACGGCAGCCAGGACCCGGTGTTGACCACCGGGATCCCGTGGTCCAATTGGGTAGACACCTTGACGCACCAGCGGGCGGGGGATCTCCGGCCGCTCGGCCAGGCCGATCCGCTGGATTCCGCCTACAACGTCGAGCTGCAGGATTACTGGGCGGTCCACCAATTGATCACGCGCTTCGGCCTGCCGGCGGTGATGCGGTATGTCCGCGCGATCGATCACGATCCCGACGCCTTCACCCACACCTTCGGCATGTCCTTCGACACCTTCGCGAATCAGGTGCAGGCGAGTCTCGCCCAGCAGGCCGCCCAGTCCGATTCGGGCTTCACAATGCGGCTGGCGGTCCTCTGGGGCGGGCCGGAGACGGTGTACATCACGTCGCCGGACGGGCGCGCGTATGAGGTGTCGGGCCTTGCGCCAGGGCATACGTACGACATCACCTGCCGGGCCGACGGGACCGTGCAGGCGGCCGCTGGGCTGCGGGTGGCGGCCGCGTCCGACGTCACCGGGCCAGACGGGGTGTGGTTCGTACAGCTGAAGACGAGTGGAAGTCTGCCCCGGCAGGGCATCGCGCTGGACGACCAATTCGGCGTTCCCTATCTCGTGGACGTAGTACTGTACGATGCTGCCGGGCAACCGGCCCACACCTATCCGGCCACCGCCCTCCCGGGCGGACTGCAGGTGATGGGGTTGACGCCGCTGCATTGA